The DNA sequence TATTTCCAAACTAACATGTCCCTTTCGTAATTTTTCTCTCTCAGGAACtggcctctcccaaacactattaTAGCCAATTAATTCATTTCTCAAAAGTAGTCTTTTGAAAGAATTCCTTTCCTTTAGAAGTCATAAAGGTATAAATGTAGGCATTGACATTTTAATACGGTGGTTAATTAAAAGCGGATCGCCTATAACCAagaaatcattttcttttcagCCTATTACTCTGCTAATGGAATCATCAGATGCCATGAATCTTGCCTGCTTAACAGCTGGATACTATAGGCTACTGGTTGATTCAAGACGTTCCATATTTAACATGGCCAACAAGAAAAATGCTGGAAACAGAGAAACAGGTATCGACGCTCCTGAAACGGTGGAACGTTTACCCCCCTTCTCCTCGTCCCCAAAAAGAAAATTAGATTAAGGCTTCgtcctactggaaagaggaagTACTTAATTTCAGAATTCGGTGCATATCGCGTTGAGAAATGGGGTTATCCAAAGGATATTTCGATGATTTTTATAGTCTCCCAATCCCCTTTCTTATGGCATCAGAGACCCAAGGAATCCCTCCTATTTTACGTTTACAAACCCAATGTGTATCATCTCCCGTACTATGCCATGGTACAGCGGTGGTTATTGGATTCCAGGAAGCCTCATGTTGGAGATAGCTGCTTTAGGCTCTCCCGCCTTGGTGGTGCCTAAAGAAGGCGACTTGTACGTAGCTGCCGTtcttggcaggggagggaggggaggttccTGAGCCACCCCGACCCCGGGGCTCCCTCCTCCGAATTCTGCCTGAGGCCGTTATTATGGTttactcaagagaagcagcgtggctcagtggaaagagcccgggctttgggttcaaatcccagctctgccacttgtcagctgtgtgactttgggcaagtcacttaacttttctgtgcctcagttacctcatctgtaaaatggggattaagactgggagccccacttgggacaacccgattcccctgtgtctaccccagcgcttagaacagtgctctgcacatagtaagcactaaacaaataccaacattattattctttactcAGAAAACTAGAGAGCCGCCACCTTGCCTTGCCTAAAGAATCTGGCTCAGGGACCTAATTTACACCACCACCAGGCTGGCAGACTCTTAGATGGCAATCATTTCTGGGGATCCAGAGTACTGTGTATTGATTAAGTCCTTGTGTTCACGCTTTAATGTTAGAACCCAAGAGATTGGCCTGTCCCCAGGTTCCTGGCCCTTCTTGAAGTGCCCAAGTGCTGTCCCTTACTGTCCCTTCATGGCTGTAGAAGTTCAGGCTTCAGTataaatggaaagagcttgggcctgggttctaatcctgagcttGGGCCTAGCTCAGGTCTGCtgcgtgtctcagttacctcatctgtaaaatgaggatcgatactgtgagccccatgcgggacaaggactgtgtggtgtacctgattaccttgtaactacctcagtgcttagagcagtgtttggcacgtaataaccgcttaacaaatagcacagttattattatgacttttccTGTGAAGTATTTGGCTAGCCACATGATCAACTTCACGCCAGTGTCCCTGCATCATTTAAAATGACAGTTATTCAAGTTGGAGAATCTGTCCGATCAGTCACAAAAACCTCGGTCCTCTGTTTCGTGTCTCTAAggaatttctctctctgtctctctttcctgtgACTCTCTCCCTAGGGTCCGAAAATAAAGAGAAGCATAACCTCCATGCCCCTGATTGGAACTGGGTTCCCAAAATGACTACCTTCTCTGCCGAAGGAGATAAAGAAACCCAAATAACGTTCATAGACACCACCCAGAAGGGCGCCGATACTGCAGATGGCACCCTGACCCCCAAAGACCACAGGCACGTGTTCTTGGAAAATCCACAGGGGCTTGAAGGTCAGTTGAGCGACCAGGACGATCCCACCTGTGGAGCCGAAAACCGAGGTGTAACTCAGCAGACGTTTCTGTCCCTCTCGGGGCTGGACACGAACAAGAAAGCACAGGATTCTCCCCGAGCAGCCAAGGTCTCCTTCATTTTTGGAGAACTCGCCTTGGACAGTATTAATCCGCAGCACCTTGGTTATGAACGATTACTGGATGAAAGTCCGGAAGGGTTGGAGAAACAGAGACTGCTCTATCTAAGCCATGCCAATGACATGAAAGATCTCGACTTGTCTCCCGATGCTGAGAGCATTCAGTTCGTGGCTAATTCGGTGTACGCCAACATCAGTGACGGGAAAAACTTCGGCGCCGCCGAAGGCATAGAAGAGCCTCTGCTGCACGATATCTGTTACGCGGAGAACACGGATGAGGTCGAGGATGAGGATGAAGTCAGCTGCGAGGAAGATATCGTGGTGGGAGAAATGAACCAGCCCACCATTCTCAACCTCTCGGGATCGAGTGACGACATCATTGACCTGacatccctgccccctcccgaAGGCGATGATAATGAAGATGACTTCCTGTTGCATTCCTTAAACATGGCCATTGCTGCTCCTCCGCCTGGCTTCAGAGACAGCTCAGATGAGGAAGACTCTCAGCACCAAGCAGCCCAGCGTCGGGAAGACCAAGAGCCTGCCGGCAGCCTGCAGAACAGTGACATCCCGGTGTCCCTCATCGATGCTGTCCCGACAGACCCGGAAGGGAAGTGTGAAAAGGAGCTGGACGATGCTGTAGTCTCTACTCTGCAGGCCCTGGAGGCTCTGGCTGCATCAGAGGAGCATCAGGCCAATGACAATTCAGGTTCTTTCACGATTGTTACATTTATTCATTGATAATTCACACCACCATTTCATCCCCGAGCCATTTACCATTGGACGTCCTCCCTTGTGTTGCGTTGCACCTCGTCTTCCGCATGACCCGTTTCATAGCACGCGCTGGAAccgcccttttttttttaaatgtttgtggcactttttttgttttgtttccggAGCAACTGTGCAATAAACCGTGTCCTTTGAATGAAAGGCGAAAGACAAAAGAATGTATTTTTGTATGTGCCGAGTCCCGTTTTCTTACGTGTATCGAAGTGCCTCCGATGTATTTATTAATCGGCTCTTATTTCTTATGGCATACAGGTGTAGCTATCTTACGAGCTTATAGCCCCGAGTCCTCTTCCGATTCGGGCAATGAAACAAACTCTTCTGAAATGACTGAGAGTTCAGAGCTGGCCTCGGCCCAGAAACAGTCGGAAAATGCCACGCGCTTGTTCTTGACGACCAGCGAAGGGTACCACCCCCTCGTGGAGGAGCAGACGGAATTCCCCATCTCTAAAAACCATGCTGGGGGGCTGTCCCTGAAGGGCTCTCAGGCCCCGGCTCGTTGTCCGGGCGCAGAGCTGCAGTCCAAAGTTGTGCCTTCGAAGCAGATCCTTCACTCGGATAACATGGAGATGGAGCCAGAAACCATGGAGACCAAATCGGTCACAGACTACTTTAGCAAATTGCACATGGGGTCCGTGGTGTATTCTTGCACTAGCAAAAGGAAAAGCAAGCCAGCTGACGGGGATGGGAAAACAGCCTCCGACGGACGCGGGGCGGGGAAAAAACAGCAGGGAGCTAAAAAAGCCGAGGCGGAAGAGGAAGCCAAAGGTCAATTCGGGGCTCTGTCGGCAAGGGACGGCCAGCGGCGCCTGGGCGCTTTTAACCTGGAGAGAACTGCTTTTCGCCAGGACAGGCAGAGGTGGTACACCCCTGCCGAGGGCGGAGCTGGGGAGACGTCGGGTCCGGAGCCCGGCCCCGGAAAGGCCGTTCCCCGAATTCCGGGACTCGGGGCAATGGACGCTGAGTGTAAGGATGGAGGGGAGCCCGACGGAGACACCCACGGGGCCGCCGGCCTCGGCCAAGGCGACAGCTTCCTGCCCGACCTAACCTGCGTGTCTTCGGCCAAAGACCCGTCCCATCCGGAGGGTGCCGCTTCAGCAGCCGACGACCGCCCTCCCGAGCTTCCCGACGGCGAGCCGGGCGTGACCCGGCTCTGTGAGTACCACTTGGCCAAGCGCATGTCTTCCCTACAGAGCGAGGGCCATTTTTCTCTGCAGAGCTCCCAGTGCTCTTCGGTGGACGCGGGCTGCAGCaccggaagcagcagcagcacatgCGCCACCCCGGTGGAGTCCCCTCTGTGCCCCTCGGACGCGAAGCGCATCATCTCCGAGGCGAAGGGCGCGAGCTACGTTCCCGCGGACGACAGAGCGGCCGGGGCGGCGTTTAAGGAGCTGCACCAGCAGGCCGACGCCATGTGCCACCGGGTCACGGTGCCCGTGGTGCACGCGGCCATCGGTGCCGAGCCCCTCTTCGGCACTTTGAGAGACGGATGTCATCGGATCCCCAAGATTAAGGAAACCACAGGTACGGCAACCGAGAAATGCTACGTCTGGGGCTGGCGCTTCTCTCCCgaggcggggtgggcggcggggttGCCAAGACCACCCGACGAGAAAGAGAACGTACCTTGGGATGGAAACCCGTGGCGAAACTCACGGGAAGATGAGAAACCTCAAATAAAAGATATGCTGTCGGCTCAAGTGTCAACCTTGGGGATCCCCAGACCTAATTCCCTttatttcagttgtatttattgagcgcttactgggtgcagagcagtaatTCCCAGTAATCCCTTCGGGCAAGCTCATTGGTGGATTTGGGAAGAGGTTTCTAGTTCCTGTCTCTActgtcccttccttcttcctttccacaGACCAAACCGCACTGACTGCCCTGCCCAGATCCACTCACCTCTATAGCATCTGGGAGACTcaccagcggatagagcatgggcttggcagtcaggaggtcatgggttctaatcctggcgctgctacttgtctgctgtgtgaccttgggcaagtcacttcacttctctgggcctcaattgactcatctgtaaaaaatggggattgagactgtgagccccacgtgggacacagtccctgtccagccctctttgcttgtatccaccccagtgcttaatacagtgcctggcacatagcaagtgcttaacaaataccattattattatcattacaataattattatttccaaataCACCAACACCTCTTTTTTTGTCCTTCCTATTCATTTGtggcctcctgcccctcttcctcctcagatgCCTCGTTCACCTTCtctaccttcccctccacctcttccttcgtctcctccttctcctcccgtactcttccttctcatttctgccttctcctctccatcctccctgtctctgctccctcctccctcaatccttcctcctcctcctgcctcgccTTCCTCCTCTACCATCTTCTCTTCcaccctactcttcctcctccttcctgctttgtcctctccttcttcctcctctcctccttcctccttttttttcctaaatgactttcttctctttcacttctttttctgcctccaccttctctttctGGGGAAGGAATGCCCAGGTTCTTTTCCGAAGTGGCCCACATAGAAATCGATATAGGTTCATGTcacattaatttttattaataattttggtgtggACTCTGATAACTGTTCAAAAATATGGACTTTTTTAGCACTagttaaaaagttaaaaaaaaaatcgaatCAACTTTATCAAATTATGGGGCTTGTTAAGCGTGGCtcaaagtgcacaggcttgggtgtcagaggtcaagtgctgtaatcctggctccgccacttgtcagctgtgtaacttcgggcaagtcacttaccttctctgtgcctcggttacctcatctgtaaaatggggattaagactgtggggattaagacgtgggacagggactgtgtccaatccaatttgctttccccacccagtgcttcgtacagtgcctacgcatagtaagtgcttaacaaataccacagttgtggaTCTCCAGGAAGGGCAAATCCAACCTCCTTTGTGAACCTATTCCTGTGTTTAACAAACTCTCAGGGTCTGGAAGGCCTTATTGCTAGTCAAAATTTCCAGGACTACAGACTAATCCTTTTGCAGAAATCATTTTCTCTTGATTTATGCTTGTGGAATATATCACGAGTTTTGGTCCAGCTTCCTTAGAGGGAAATTTCAACTTACTTTGTCCATAAGCGAATAAAAGTGTGTGGCCTGAAGGTGACCTTTAATCTAGAAGGCTATAAACAGTGGTTCCTTCTGGTGTTTTTCTCCATAATGCAGTGCTTTCGCAAGTCCCCTCAAGTAAAGGGATCTTACTTTCTCAGCACAAACCCCTCCTTTCATGGCTTGCCAGGTGGAAGTTTTGTGACAGTGGAATGCGGGAAATCTTATGATTTGATTCTCCAAGCCAGTGGTTTAATTTGAACACGTACTCTAGAGTAAAGTCGTAATTCCATCGTCAGCTCAACATAGTAGCACCCCATTGCCCCCATCCCCTCAAACCTCTGTGACACCACCTATAGGAGACCAGTACCGACTCTGAATAGAATTCTTTGAATTGAGTCACTGGCAACGCTCCACCCGGAAAACTGTGTCAAGCATAAGGCTGAAAAGATTTCTTAGGGGGTAAAGCCTTTCTTTAGTGAGTGGCACagcataaatagagaagcagcgtggcttagtggaaagagcatgggcttgggagtcagaggtagtgggttctaatccccactccgccacttgtctgctgtgtcaccttgggcaagtcgcttaacttctctgtgcctcggttacctcatctgtaaaaatggggataaaaaaatgtgagccccacgtgggacaatctgactaccctgtatctaccacagcgcttagaacagtgctgtgcacatagtgagcgcttaacaaataccataattattaattcctGAAAATACCCCTATCTGATTCTAGCATTCCGTCTTATTGCTTCGTCCCTGGTCCCAGTTATGAGTGAGTCCATTTAACTGGAATGATGGGTTTCGAAAATCCCCTTCTTTATCAAAAGGTCAAAGCTGTCACCCAAACGTATAGCCATTTCCCCCGGACGCTCGCCTTAGAGAAAAGCACGGCgcagtggatgaagcatgggcctggaagtcagaaggtcaggggttccaatcccggctcccccgcttgtctgctgcgtgaccttgggcaagtcgcttcacttctctgggcctcggttacctcatccgtaaaatggggattgagactgtgagtcccacaaaggaccgtgtccaaccccatttgcttctctccaccccagcgtttagtacagtgcctggcacatagcaagcgcttaacaaataacatcattattgttgttattattagctctACGGTTGCTACCTGGTTGAGTGTAAAAATAGTGTCAGGGAGATGCTTAAtgattctctctgtctttctactACCCCTAGTGTAGCTTTCACAGAGCCTGGGAAAGGAAGACGAGGAGGCATGCCTTCGGCTTTTTCTCAACATCCAAAAGCTGATTCCATTATGCTGTCATCCAACATTCACTCCGAATCCAAGGTGCCAAGTCAAAACCACGATTCTAAAGATTTTCCCACAGTGAAGCAGGCTTGTGGAGCAGCGGTGAGCTTCCAGCCACGCGACGTGAGGGGAGGAAGCTTCAGGGTGCCGCCCAGCAGAAGCCTACTGAGGCGCAGCAGCAGCGTCATTACGGGATCTCCGGGCTTTGAAATGTTCCTCGAGCGACGGAAGCGGATGGCTCACTCGAAGGGCCCGGACATCCCGGAGGCAGACGGGTCCAAGTCAGAAAAAAGGGCCGAGCTCCCGCTGGGCCAGAAGTTGACCAAAAGTCACTCACAGAGTTCTCTGAACTTGAGCTTGGGAGGTAAAGATAACAGCAAGTCCTCAGTGGGGTGGGCCCAGAAGGTCCTGAAGCCGTACAGAACGCTGCCCCcgcggaggccggaggccggaggtTGGGGGTGCCGCGGCCCGTTCAGCTACTGCTtcctgagcagagggagggaggtggacgaggacgacgaggacgacgaggacgacggcggAGGCGGCCGCCAGCTCGCCTGCCTCTACCGACCGCAAATATCTAACGAGGCGTCGGGACCCGCccgtccgtccccgtccccggagATGGAGAGGACCGTCGCCGTGTCCGCCGGGGAGCCCTGTCACCTCAGCCCcggtgggggcggcgggccgggagaCCCCGGGGAGTGGGCCGACGGGAGCCTCGGCTGTCTGGCTTTCGACGCCCGGATCGCGAGGATCAACGTGCTGAAGGCGAACACGTACACGATGCCCGACGGGTTC is a window from the Ornithorhynchus anatinus isolate Pmale09 chromosome 15, mOrnAna1.pri.v4, whole genome shotgun sequence genome containing:
- the FRMPD4 gene encoding FERM and PDZ domain-containing protein 4 isoform X1 — protein: MDVFSFVKISKLASHRTKSSGWPPPTGTWSVNQGPPYGWEMTTTRDGRDYFINHMTQSATFEDPRLESCQIIPPAPRRVEMRRDPVLGFGFVAGSEKPVVVRSVTPGGPSEGKLIPGDQIIMINDEPVSTAPRERVIDLVRSCKESILLTVVQPYPSPKSAFISAAKKARLKSNPVKVRFSEEVIINGQISESVKDNSLLFMPNVLKVYLENGQTKSFRFDCSTSIKDVILTLQEKLSIKCIEHFSLMLEQRMEGPGTRLLLLHEQETLTQVTQKPSSHKMRCLFRISFVPKDPIDLLRRDPVAFEYLYVQSCNDVVQERFGPELKYDIALRLAALQMYIATVTTKQTQKISLKYIEKEWGLETFLPSAVLQSMKEKNIKKALSHLVKANQNLVPPGKKLSALQAKVHYLKFLSDLRLYGGRVFKATLVQAEKRSEVTLLVGPRYGISHVINTKTNLVALLADFSHVNRIEMFTEEENSVRVELHVLDVKPITLLMESSDAMNLACLTAGYYRLLVDSRRSIFNMANKKNAGNRETGSENKEKHNLHAPDWNWVPKMTTFSAEGDKETQITFIDTTQKGADTADGTLTPKDHRHVFLENPQGLEGQLSDQDDPTCGAENRGVTQQTFLSLSGLDTNKKAQDSPRAAKVSFIFGELALDSINPQHLGYERLLDESPEGLEKQRLLYLSHANDMKDLDLSPDAESIQFVANSVYANISDGKNFGAAEGIEEPLLHDICYAENTDEVEDEDEVSCEEDIVVGEMNQPTILNLSGSSDDIIDLTSLPPPEGDDNEDDFLLHSLNMAIAAPPPGFRDSSDEEDSQHQAAQRREDQEPAGSLQNSDIPVSLIDAVPTDPEGKCEKELDDAVVSTLQALEALAASEEHQANDNSGVAILRAYSPESSSDSGNETNSSEMTESSELASAQKQSENATRLFLTTSEGYHPLVEEQTEFPISKNHAGGLSLKGSQAPARCPGAELQSKVVPSKQILHSDNMEMEPETMETKSVTDYFSKLHMGSVVYSCTSKRKSKPADGDGKTASDGRGAGKKQQGAKKAEAEEEAKGQFGALSARDGQRRLGAFNLERTAFRQDRQRWYTPAEGGAGETSGPEPGPGKAVPRIPGLGAMDAECKDGGEPDGDTHGAAGLGQGDSFLPDLTCVSSAKDPSHPEGAASAADDRPPELPDGEPGVTRLCEYHLAKRMSSLQSEGHFSLQSSQCSSVDAGCSTGSSSSTCATPVESPLCPSDAKRIISEAKGASYVPADDRAAGAAFKELHQQADAMCHRVTVPVVHAAIGAEPLFGTLRDGCHRIPKIKETTAFTEPGKGRRGGMPSAFSQHPKADSIMLSSNIHSESKVPSQNHDSKDFPTVKQACGAAVSFQPRDVRGGSFRVPPSRSLLRRSSSVITGSPGFEMFLERRKRMAHSKGPDIPEADGSKSEKRAELPLGQKLTKSHSQSSLNLSLGGKDNSKSSVGWAQKVLKPYRTLPPRRPEAGGWGCRGPFSYCFLSRGREVDEDDEDDEDDGGGGRQLACLYRPQISNEASGPARPSPSPEMERTVAVSAGEPCHLSPGGGGGPGDPGEWADGSLGCLAFDARIARINVLKANTYTMPDGFLAAQNDANELLCLVRGSVGEGGEARPEAYDILDLSRYKQLLSVESRQLGSACRQLAMAEKSPEEMLLAMTSSFQVLCCLTEACMRLVKVVNSKTQQQEIVAKIKEVVINYICLLKAAQAAIGQNNGDPSVKLLARHSTTMAAIVSTLTRSLKMLLNK
- the FRMPD4 gene encoding FERM and PDZ domain-containing protein 4 isoform X4, which translates into the protein MDVFSFVKISKLASHRTKSSGWPPPTGTWSVNQGPPYGWEMTTTRDGRDYFINHMTQSATFEDPRLESCQIIPPAPRRVEMRRDPVLGFGFVAGSEKPVVVRSVTPGGPSEGKLIPGDQIIMINDEPVSTAPRERVIDLVRSCKESILLTVVQPYPSPKSAFISAAKKARLKSNPVKVRFSEEVIINGQISESVKDNSLLFMPNVLKVYLENGQTKSFRFDCSTSIKDVILTLQEKLSIKCIEHFSLMLEQRMEGPGTRLLLLHEQETLTQVTQKPSSHKMRCLFRISFVPKDPIDLLRRDPVAFEYLYVQSCNDVVQERFGPELKYDIALRLAALQMYIATVTTKQTQKISLKYIEKEWGLETFLPSAVLQSMKEKNIKKALSHLVKANQNLVPPGKKLSALQAKVHYLKFLSDLRLYGGRVFKATLVQAEKRSEVTLLVGPRYGISHVINTKTNLVALLADFSHVNRIEMFTEEENSVRVELHVLDVKPITLLMESSDAMNLACLTAGYYRLLVDSRRSIFNMANKKNAGNRETGSENKEKHNLHAPDWNWVPKMTTFSAEGDKETQITFIDTTQKGADTADGTLTPKDHRHVFLENPQGLEGQLSDQDDPTCGAENRGVTQQTFLSLSGLDTNKKAQDSPRAAKVSFIFGELALDSINPQHLGYERLLDESPEGLEKQRLLYLSHANDMKDLDLSPDAESIQFVANSVYANISDGKNFGAAEGIEEPLLHDICYAENTDEVEDEDEVSCEEDIVVGEMNQPTILNLSGSSDDIIDLTSLPPPEGDDNEDDFLLHSLNMAIAAPPPGFRDSSDEEDSQHQAAQRREDQEPAGSLQNSDIPVSLIDAVPTDPEGKCEKELDDAVVSTLQALEALAASEEHQANDNSGVAILRAYSPESSSDSGNETNSSEMTESSELASAQKQSENATRLFLTTSEGYHPLVEEQTEFPISKNHAGGLSLKGSQAPARCPGAELQSKVVPSKQILHSDNMEMEPETMETKSVTDYFSKLHMGSVVYSCTSKRKSKPADGDGKTASDGRGAGKKQQGAKKAEAEEEAKGQFGALSARDGQRRLGAFNLERTAFRQDRQRWYTPAEGGAGETSGPEPGPGKAVPRIPGLGAMDAECKDGGEPDGDTHGAAGLGQGDSFLPDLTCVSSAKDPSHPEGAASAADDRPPELPDGEPGVTRLCEYHLAKRMSSLQSEGHFSLQSSQCSSVDAGCSTGSSSSTCATPVESPLCPSDAKRIISEAKGASYVPADDRAAGAAFKELHQQADAMCHRVTVPVVHAAIGAEPLFGTLRDGCHRIPKIKETTV
- the FRMPD4 gene encoding FERM and PDZ domain-containing protein 4 isoform X3 → MFGVPENGSVETQRTPPEEGLRKDLCYRNEEKRINSKVYRRGLRSCKESILLTVVQPYPSPKSAFISAAKKARLKSNPVKVRFSEEVIINGQISESVKDNSLLFMPNVLKVYLENGQTKSFRFDCSTSIKDVILTLQEKLSIKCIEHFSLMLEQRMEGPGTRLLLLHEQETLTQVTQKPSSHKMRCLFRISFVPKDPIDLLRRDPVAFEYLYVQSCNDVVQERFGPELKYDIALRLAALQMYIATVTTKQTQKISLKYIEKEWGLETFLPSAVLQSMKEKNIKKALSHLVKANQNLVPPGKKLSALQAKVHYLKFLSDLRLYGGRVFKATLVQAEKRSEVTLLVGPRYGISHVINTKTNLVALLADFSHVNRIEMFTEEENSVRVELHVLDVKPITLLMESSDAMNLACLTAGYYRLLVDSRRSIFNMANKKNAGNRETGSENKEKHNLHAPDWNWVPKMTTFSAEGDKETQITFIDTTQKGADTADGTLTPKDHRHVFLENPQGLEGQLSDQDDPTCGAENRGVTQQTFLSLSGLDTNKKAQDSPRAAKVSFIFGELALDSINPQHLGYERLLDESPEGLEKQRLLYLSHANDMKDLDLSPDAESIQFVANSVYANISDGKNFGAAEGIEEPLLHDICYAENTDEVEDEDEVSCEEDIVVGEMNQPTILNLSGSSDDIIDLTSLPPPEGDDNEDDFLLHSLNMAIAAPPPGFRDSSDEEDSQHQAAQRREDQEPAGSLQNSDIPVSLIDAVPTDPEGKCEKELDDAVVSTLQALEALAASEEHQANDNSGVAILRAYSPESSSDSGNETNSSEMTESSELASAQKQSENATRLFLTTSEGYHPLVEEQTEFPISKNHAGGLSLKGSQAPARCPGAELQSKVVPSKQILHSDNMEMEPETMETKSVTDYFSKLHMGSVVYSCTSKRKSKPADGDGKTASDGRGAGKKQQGAKKAEAEEEAKGQFGALSARDGQRRLGAFNLERTAFRQDRQRWYTPAEGGAGETSGPEPGPGKAVPRIPGLGAMDAECKDGGEPDGDTHGAAGLGQGDSFLPDLTCVSSAKDPSHPEGAASAADDRPPELPDGEPGVTRLCEYHLAKRMSSLQSEGHFSLQSSQCSSVDAGCSTGSSSSTCATPVESPLCPSDAKRIISEAKGASYVPADDRAAGAAFKELHQQADAMCHRVTVPVVHAAIGAEPLFGTLRDGCHRIPKIKETTAFTEPGKGRRGGMPSAFSQHPKADSIMLSSNIHSESKVPSQNHDSKDFPTVKQACGAAVSFQPRDVRGGSFRVPPSRSLLRRSSSVITGSPGFEMFLERRKRMAHSKGPDIPEADGSKSEKRAELPLGQKLTKSHSQSSLNLSLGGKDNSKSSVGWAQKVLKPYRTLPPRRPEAGGWGCRGPFSYCFLSRGREVDEDDEDDEDDGGGGRQLACLYRPQISNEASGPARPSPSPEMERTVAVSAGEPCHLSPGGGGGPGDPGEWADGSLGCLAFDARIARINVLKANTYTMPDGFLAAQNDANELLCLVRGSVGEGGEARPEAYDILDLSRYKQLLSVESRQLGSACRQLAMAEKSPEEMLLAMTSSFQVLCCLTEACMRLVKVVNSKTQQQEIVAKIKEVVINYICLLKAAQAAIGQNNGDPSVKLLARHSTTMAAIVSTLTRSLKMLLNK
- the FRMPD4 gene encoding FERM and PDZ domain-containing protein 4 isoform X2: MTTTRDGRDYFINHMTQSATFEDPRLESCQIIPPAPRRVEMRRDPVLGFGFVAGSEKPVVVRSVTPGGPSEGKLIPGDQIIMINDEPVSTAPRERVIDLVRSCKESILLTVVQPYPSPKSAFISAAKKARLKSNPVKVRFSEEVIINGQISESVKDNSLLFMPNVLKVYLENGQTKSFRFDCSTSIKDVILTLQEKLSIKCIEHFSLMLEQRMEGPGTRLLLLHEQETLTQVTQKPSSHKMRCLFRISFVPKDPIDLLRRDPVAFEYLYVQSCNDVVQERFGPELKYDIALRLAALQMYIATVTTKQTQKISLKYIEKEWGLETFLPSAVLQSMKEKNIKKALSHLVKANQNLVPPGKKLSALQAKVHYLKFLSDLRLYGGRVFKATLVQAEKRSEVTLLVGPRYGISHVINTKTNLVALLADFSHVNRIEMFTEEENSVRVELHVLDVKPITLLMESSDAMNLACLTAGYYRLLVDSRRSIFNMANKKNAGNRETGSENKEKHNLHAPDWNWVPKMTTFSAEGDKETQITFIDTTQKGADTADGTLTPKDHRHVFLENPQGLEGQLSDQDDPTCGAENRGVTQQTFLSLSGLDTNKKAQDSPRAAKVSFIFGELALDSINPQHLGYERLLDESPEGLEKQRLLYLSHANDMKDLDLSPDAESIQFVANSVYANISDGKNFGAAEGIEEPLLHDICYAENTDEVEDEDEVSCEEDIVVGEMNQPTILNLSGSSDDIIDLTSLPPPEGDDNEDDFLLHSLNMAIAAPPPGFRDSSDEEDSQHQAAQRREDQEPAGSLQNSDIPVSLIDAVPTDPEGKCEKELDDAVVSTLQALEALAASEEHQANDNSGVAILRAYSPESSSDSGNETNSSEMTESSELASAQKQSENATRLFLTTSEGYHPLVEEQTEFPISKNHAGGLSLKGSQAPARCPGAELQSKVVPSKQILHSDNMEMEPETMETKSVTDYFSKLHMGSVVYSCTSKRKSKPADGDGKTASDGRGAGKKQQGAKKAEAEEEAKGQFGALSARDGQRRLGAFNLERTAFRQDRQRWYTPAEGGAGETSGPEPGPGKAVPRIPGLGAMDAECKDGGEPDGDTHGAAGLGQGDSFLPDLTCVSSAKDPSHPEGAASAADDRPPELPDGEPGVTRLCEYHLAKRMSSLQSEGHFSLQSSQCSSVDAGCSTGSSSSTCATPVESPLCPSDAKRIISEAKGASYVPADDRAAGAAFKELHQQADAMCHRVTVPVVHAAIGAEPLFGTLRDGCHRIPKIKETTAFTEPGKGRRGGMPSAFSQHPKADSIMLSSNIHSESKVPSQNHDSKDFPTVKQACGAAVSFQPRDVRGGSFRVPPSRSLLRRSSSVITGSPGFEMFLERRKRMAHSKGPDIPEADGSKSEKRAELPLGQKLTKSHSQSSLNLSLGGKDNSKSSVGWAQKVLKPYRTLPPRRPEAGGWGCRGPFSYCFLSRGREVDEDDEDDEDDGGGGRQLACLYRPQISNEASGPARPSPSPEMERTVAVSAGEPCHLSPGGGGGPGDPGEWADGSLGCLAFDARIARINVLKANTYTMPDGFLAAQNDANELLCLVRGSVGEGGEARPEAYDILDLSRYKQLLSVESRQLGSACRQLAMAEKSPEEMLLAMTSSFQVLCCLTEACMRLVKVVNSKTQQQEIVAKIKEVVINYICLLKAAQAAIGQNNGDPSVKLLARHSTTMAAIVSTLTRSLKMLLNK